In Desulfuromonas sp., one DNA window encodes the following:
- a CDS encoding phosphate acyltransferase PlsX encodes MNELATIAVDAMGGDKAPADVIEGVVAAAQNWGMSIILVGDTPLIEAELARHPVQGLDISIVHAEEVVGMHDSASDAVRKKKNSSIRVAFDLVKQGTAQAVVSAGNSGATMAAGMFVLKRIPGIERPALATIFPNQKDQTLILDVGGNVDCKAVHLQKFAVMGDVYARQLMGKEKPRVGILSNGEELSKGNELTREVHRLVSDAPFNYIGYVEGRDIFNGRVDVVVCDGFVGNVLLKVSEGLAETVGKMLKTEIEQSLLAKIGYILSRGAFRNFKKRIDYSEYGGAPLLGIQGTAMICHGGSNPKAIMNAIRMANEAAQQRFSEKLAAKLDLAAKH; translated from the coding sequence TTGAACGAACTAGCAACCATAGCAGTTGATGCAATGGGTGGTGACAAGGCCCCTGCAGACGTTATCGAAGGTGTCGTTGCGGCTGCGCAAAATTGGGGTATGTCGATTATTCTGGTGGGTGATACGCCGCTCATTGAAGCGGAACTCGCGCGCCACCCGGTTCAGGGTCTGGATATTTCGATTGTTCATGCTGAAGAGGTTGTCGGCATGCACGATTCTGCATCCGATGCGGTCAGGAAGAAGAAAAACTCTTCGATTCGGGTTGCATTCGATCTGGTTAAACAGGGTACGGCGCAGGCGGTTGTCAGTGCCGGCAATTCCGGTGCCACGATGGCTGCCGGGATGTTTGTCCTGAAAAGGATCCCGGGCATCGAGCGCCCGGCTCTGGCGACAATTTTTCCGAACCAGAAAGATCAGACCCTTATTCTGGATGTCGGTGGCAACGTTGACTGCAAAGCCGTACATCTTCAGAAGTTCGCAGTAATGGGCGATGTTTATGCCCGCCAGTTGATGGGCAAGGAGAAGCCACGAGTCGGCATTCTTTCCAATGGCGAGGAACTGAGTAAGGGTAACGAACTGACCCGGGAAGTACACCGTCTTGTTTCTGATGCACCTTTTAATTATATCGGATACGTAGAGGGTCGGGATATATTCAATGGTCGGGTGGATGTCGTTGTTTGTGATGGTTTTGTCGGCAATGTCCTGCTCAAGGTATCGGAAGGGTTGGCCGAGACCGTTGGTAAAATGCTGAAAACTGAAATCGAGCAGTCACTGCTGGCCAAGATCGGTTATATTCTTTCACGAGGAGCTTTCCGGAATTTCAAAAAAAGAATTGATTATTCCGAATATGGTGGCGCCCCTTTGCTCGGGATACAGGGCACCGCCATGATCTGCCACGGTGGATCAAATCCGAAGGCGATTATGAACGCCATCAGAATGGCAAATGAGGCAGCCCAGCAACGGTTCAGCGAAAAGCTGGCGGCAAAACTCGATCTGGCGGCGAAACATTAA
- a CDS encoding 50S ribosomal protein L32 codes for MAVPKKKTSKSRRDMRRSHDALTPAGMSTCPQCKELKPPHRACAACGTYKGKEVLGDND; via the coding sequence ATGGCAGTTCCAAAGAAAAAGACATCGAAATCAAGGCGCGACATGCGCCGCTCTCATGATGCACTGACCCCGGCCGGCATGTCTACCTGTCCCCAATGCAAAGAGTTGAAGCCACCGCACCGTGCGTGCGCGGCCTGCGGAACCTACAAAGGAAAAGAAGTTCTCGGCGATAACGACTAG